A genomic window from Streptomyces sp. MST-110588 includes:
- a CDS encoding protein-arginine deiminase domain-containing protein, translating into MTDDAAPPDDAAPPAPLASPAPPFAAPGRRREGRPRRGRRRPAPARAGAWAAALLVVAAGTSQAGPAQAAPPGPALRADTNRDGRLTPDDDPGKAGWTRSRGALMLPNVDDDQRRCATAGPGATRLPDDRLAGCHDAADTVVNGKADLADLAPVQINAVPHVRAGTTATVAADPAARYHVRIFAERHGRMVALSPGDRLTTRELRHGARLGVEARDFVRDPKRWNGFADIVLRTSRGHDTAEDRVRLKVAPLVSEHDLMPLRRVMTADHTTAPAEVERGKRYDPSAQPAPVRPGEAAFRRDLRRGLDRAGLRAPLYNYPTGGDVWMQDLFKMAYASIPAPGGGEHRIRVVVRSADVMPGTATPAFPLRDASRSAFPLLRGPGTGVLQQYDPRRVGSDDSRYYGSFSSTGNFGTLPPYSWRGHRYPVGRIVYGGTGGKESPDPAFTRMLAAQGYQRPIALDTGWLGVGHIDEFLSFVPAHNARGWVAVVADPVLGRKLLTDLAEQGQGSRPLVRGVAPKDTEDPGPTISEALRKPSLTHGTEIARRGIDKALRTLREGAGLTERDIVRVPALFTRLDLPAGYPRHDVVANYLPGAANGVSTGTGVYLAPRQHAPEAGGTDDFEQATQRALRRTGTRIAWVEDWDYAHHFGTVGGEVHCATNALRSLDGTRPWWTERD; encoded by the coding sequence ATGACCGACGACGCTGCTCCACCCGACGACGCTGCTCCACCTGCCCCGCTCGCCTCGCCCGCCCCGCCCTTCGCCGCCCCCGGCCGCCGCCGCGAAGGCCGTCCCCGCCGTGGGCGCCGCCGTCCTGCCCCCGCGAGAGCAGGCGCCTGGGCAGCGGCCCTCCTCGTGGTCGCGGCCGGAACCTCACAGGCAGGCCCCGCGCAGGCGGCCCCGCCCGGACCGGCACTGCGGGCGGACACCAACCGCGACGGCCGCCTCACCCCGGACGACGACCCCGGGAAAGCCGGGTGGACGCGCAGCCGCGGCGCGCTGATGCTGCCCAACGTGGACGACGACCAGCGGCGCTGTGCCACCGCGGGCCCCGGGGCCACACGGCTGCCCGACGACCGCCTCGCCGGCTGCCACGACGCCGCGGACACCGTCGTCAACGGCAAGGCCGACCTCGCCGACCTCGCGCCCGTACAGATCAACGCCGTCCCGCACGTCCGGGCCGGTACCACCGCCACGGTCGCGGCCGACCCCGCCGCCCGGTACCACGTGCGGATCTTCGCCGAACGGCACGGCCGTATGGTCGCGCTGTCGCCCGGCGACCGGCTGACCACGCGGGAACTGCGCCACGGTGCCCGGCTGGGCGTCGAGGCCCGGGACTTCGTACGCGACCCGAAGCGGTGGAACGGCTTCGCCGACATCGTCCTGAGGACCAGCCGCGGCCACGACACCGCCGAGGACCGGGTACGGCTCAAGGTCGCACCGCTGGTCTCCGAGCACGACCTGATGCCCCTACGGCGGGTGATGACGGCCGACCACACCACCGCGCCGGCGGAGGTGGAGCGCGGCAAGCGCTACGACCCGTCCGCGCAGCCCGCGCCCGTACGGCCCGGGGAGGCCGCGTTCCGCCGTGACCTGCGCCGCGGCCTGGACCGGGCCGGGCTGCGCGCACCCCTGTACAACTACCCCACGGGCGGGGACGTGTGGATGCAGGACCTGTTCAAGATGGCCTACGCCTCCATCCCCGCTCCGGGCGGCGGCGAGCACCGCATCCGTGTCGTGGTGCGTTCCGCGGATGTGATGCCGGGCACGGCGACACCCGCCTTCCCGCTCAGGGACGCCTCGCGCAGCGCCTTCCCCCTGCTCCGCGGCCCCGGTACGGGAGTGCTCCAGCAGTACGATCCCCGGCGCGTCGGCAGCGACGACAGCCGGTACTACGGCTCCTTCAGCTCCACCGGGAACTTCGGCACCCTCCCGCCGTATTCCTGGCGTGGCCACCGCTACCCGGTCGGGCGGATCGTCTACGGCGGGACCGGCGGCAAGGAGTCCCCGGACCCCGCCTTCACCCGCATGCTCGCCGCACAGGGCTACCAGCGGCCCATCGCCCTGGACACCGGTTGGCTGGGGGTCGGGCACATCGACGAGTTCCTGTCCTTCGTCCCGGCGCACAACGCCCGCGGCTGGGTGGCCGTCGTCGCCGACCCCGTACTCGGCCGGAAACTGCTCACCGACCTCGCCGAGCAGGGGCAGGGCAGCCGGCCGCTGGTGCGGGGGGTCGCCCCGAAGGACACCGAGGACCCCGGACCGACCATCTCCGAAGCACTGCGCAAGCCCTCCCTCACCCATGGCACCGAGATCGCCCGGCGGGGCATCGACAAGGCCCTGCGCACGCTGCGGGAGGGGGCCGGGCTGACGGAGCGCGACATCGTACGCGTTCCCGCCCTGTTCACCAGGCTCGACCTGCCCGCCGGATACCCGCGCCACGACGTGGTGGCCAACTACCTGCCCGGCGCGGCCAACGGCGTCAGCACCGGCACCGGCGTGTACCTGGCACCACGTCAGCACGCCCCCGAGGCAGGCGGCACGGACGACTTCGAGCAGGCCACGCAGCGGGCCCTGCGCCGGACCGGCACCCGGATCGCCTGGGTGGAGGACTGGGACTACGCCCACCACTTCGGCACCGTCGGCGGCGAAGTGCACTGCGCGACCAACGCCCTGCGCAGCCTGGACGGCACCCGGCCGTGGTGGACCGAACGCGACTGA
- a CDS encoding LysR family transcriptional regulator encodes MLDLSRLRALHAVAVHGSVGAAAESLGYTPSAVSQQIAKLERETRTTLLERRGRGIALTDAAEELAATAQQLLNLVEQAETDLEERRGRPAGRLMIGAFASAARGLLPGALAGLGSRHPSLDTRLLEIDPHLSVELVARGAIDLAVTHDWDISSLPAPAGTERAVIGDDPSTLVVPAGHPLAVRTEVRREELGGHRWICQPPGSVCHDWLVHTLRAAGHEPDLAYQVAEYHTQVALVAAGLGVALVPRLGTGPLPQGAVSVPLRPAPTRRLYAVWRTGAARRPAITEAVRALQDQWATVQAPVDR; translated from the coding sequence ATGCTCGATCTGTCCCGGCTGCGGGCGCTGCACGCGGTGGCCGTGCACGGCTCGGTGGGCGCCGCCGCCGAGTCCCTCGGCTACACCCCCTCGGCGGTCTCCCAGCAGATAGCCAAACTGGAACGGGAAACCCGTACCACCCTGCTGGAACGCCGTGGCCGCGGTATCGCCTTGACCGACGCCGCCGAGGAACTCGCCGCCACCGCCCAGCAGTTGCTGAACCTGGTGGAGCAGGCGGAGACCGACCTGGAGGAGCGGCGCGGCCGTCCGGCCGGGCGGCTGATGATCGGCGCGTTCGCCTCCGCCGCCCGGGGCCTGCTGCCCGGCGCGCTCGCCGGCCTCGGCAGCCGGCACCCCTCCCTGGACACCCGGCTCCTGGAGATCGACCCGCATCTGTCCGTGGAGCTGGTCGCCCGCGGCGCCATCGACCTGGCCGTCACCCACGACTGGGACATCTCCTCCCTCCCCGCGCCCGCCGGCACCGAGCGGGCCGTCATCGGAGACGACCCGTCGACCCTCGTCGTCCCGGCCGGGCACCCCCTGGCCGTACGGACCGAGGTACGCCGCGAGGAACTGGGGGGCCACCGCTGGATATGCCAGCCGCCCGGCTCCGTGTGCCACGACTGGCTGGTGCACACCCTGCGCGCGGCCGGACACGAACCCGACCTGGCCTACCAGGTGGCCGAGTACCACACACAGGTGGCGCTGGTCGCGGCCGGCCTCGGTGTCGCACTGGTCCCCCGGCTCGGTACCGGCCCACTGCCGCAGGGAGCGGTGTCCGTGCCCCTACGACCGGCGCCGACACGACGGCTGTACGCGGTATGGCGCACCGGCGCGGCCCGCCGCCCGGCCATCACCGAGGCGGTCCGAGCTCTTCAGGACCAGTGGGCGACCGTACAGGCCCCGGTCGACCGCTGA
- a CDS encoding EamA family transporter, whose amino-acid sequence MRPVHIALAVAVAASWGLNFVVIETGLGHFPPLLFCALRFLVAALPAVFFVGRPPVAWRWVIAIGLVLGVAKFGLLFLGMNQGMPAGLSSLVVQVQAVFTAVIAAVVLGERPGPVRIAGMAVALSGIAVAAVAQGTSGPVLAFALVIAAALMWGVSNVLTRKAAPSDPVSFMVWVSAVPVLPLLLLSLLFEGPAADRAALASLDWSGAGAVLYVGWVVTLLGFGIWNHLLRTYDASTVAPFSLLVPVFGMTSAALFLGEHIDAAQWVAAALLVGGVGLISMAGRLGRRDGPVRDPEPATTAPLTAAPAATASVTTAPAADAATSAVPVDPAVSTALPGPSGASSP is encoded by the coding sequence ATGCGACCCGTCCATATCGCCCTGGCCGTGGCAGTCGCGGCTTCCTGGGGACTCAATTTCGTTGTCATCGAAACCGGACTCGGCCACTTTCCGCCGCTGCTCTTCTGCGCGCTGCGCTTCCTGGTGGCCGCACTGCCCGCCGTCTTCTTCGTCGGCCGGCCGCCGGTCGCCTGGCGCTGGGTCATCGCGATCGGACTGGTGCTGGGCGTTGCCAAGTTCGGCCTCCTTTTCCTCGGCATGAACCAGGGGATGCCGGCGGGGCTCTCCTCGCTGGTCGTCCAGGTCCAGGCCGTCTTCACCGCGGTCATCGCCGCGGTGGTACTCGGTGAACGGCCCGGCCCGGTACGGATCGCGGGGATGGCCGTGGCGCTGTCCGGCATCGCGGTCGCGGCCGTGGCCCAGGGGACCTCCGGACCAGTGCTCGCCTTCGCCCTGGTCATCGCGGCGGCGCTGATGTGGGGCGTGTCCAACGTCCTGACCCGCAAGGCGGCACCGTCGGACCCGGTGAGCTTCATGGTGTGGGTGAGCGCCGTCCCCGTACTGCCGCTGCTGCTGCTCTCCCTTCTCTTCGAGGGTCCGGCGGCCGACCGGGCGGCCCTGGCCTCCCTCGACTGGTCCGGCGCGGGCGCGGTGCTCTACGTCGGCTGGGTCGTTACCCTCCTGGGTTTCGGCATCTGGAACCACCTGCTGCGTACGTACGACGCGTCCACCGTGGCCCCCTTCTCCCTCCTGGTCCCGGTCTTCGGCATGACCTCGGCCGCGCTGTTCCTGGGCGAGCACATCGACGCGGCCCAGTGGGTGGCTGCCGCCCTGCTCGTGGGCGGCGTGGGCCTGATCTCCATGGCGGGCCGCCTCGGCCGGCGCGACGGGCCCGTACGCGACCCGGAACCCGCCACCACGGCCCCCCTCACCGCAGCCCCCGCCGCCACGGCCTCCGTCACCACGGCGCCCGCCGCCGACGCCGCCACGTCGGCCGTCCCGGTCGACCCCGCCGTTTCGACCGCCCTTCCCGGCCCGTCCGGCGCCTCAAGTCCTTGA
- a CDS encoding sugar phosphate isomerase/epimerase family protein, with protein sequence MPPGEVARLAARAGFAGVELRAHPEEPVSPRIDARQRADVRAEFARAGVEILAVAGYARVAEARDERGEEELAAELTDLVLLAAELEAPYVRVFPGGGDRPAAEADADAARHLAAVAPYAAERGVRVLLETHDSHPTGADATRVLGAVGHKNIGALWDVLHPWRAGEAPADTYAALAPYLGYVQVKDVASAQDTTPLPLGAGTLPLEECLAPLREAGWDGWLCWEYEKRWYPHATDLPALLAPGLAHLWQLLTTGGAGGTSRSAPCGRTDGTGGPGGADPFRTG encoded by the coding sequence ATGCCGCCGGGGGAGGTGGCCCGGCTGGCGGCCCGCGCCGGCTTCGCCGGGGTGGAGCTGCGCGCCCACCCCGAGGAACCGGTCAGCCCGCGCATCGATGCGCGGCAACGGGCCGATGTGCGTGCGGAGTTCGCGCGGGCGGGGGTGGAGATCCTGGCCGTCGCCGGCTACGCGCGGGTCGCCGAGGCCCGTGACGAGCGGGGGGAGGAGGAACTGGCGGCGGAGCTGACCGATCTGGTGCTGCTCGCCGCCGAGCTGGAGGCTCCGTACGTACGGGTCTTCCCCGGGGGCGGCGACCGCCCGGCGGCCGAGGCGGACGCGGACGCCGCCAGGCACCTGGCCGCCGTGGCGCCGTACGCCGCGGAACGGGGCGTACGCGTCCTCCTGGAAACCCATGACTCGCATCCCACGGGCGCGGACGCCACCCGCGTCCTGGGCGCCGTGGGCCACAAGAACATCGGCGCGCTGTGGGACGTGCTGCACCCGTGGCGGGCCGGCGAGGCCCCGGCCGACACATATGCGGCGCTCGCCCCGTACCTCGGATACGTCCAGGTCAAGGACGTGGCCTCGGCGCAGGACACCACTCCCCTGCCACTCGGCGCCGGCACGCTGCCGCTGGAGGAGTGCCTGGCGCCGCTGCGGGAGGCGGGATGGGACGGCTGGCTCTGCTGGGAGTACGAGAAACGCTGGTATCCGCACGCCACGGACCTCCCGGCCCTGCTGGCCCCGGGCCTGGCCCACCTCTGGCAACTCCTGACGACAGGCGGGGCGGGCGGGACCAGCAGGTCCGCTCCGTGTGGCAGGACCGATGGAACGGGCGGACCCGGTGGGGCCGACCCCTTCCGTACGGGCTGA
- a CDS encoding bifunctional helix-turn-helix transcriptional regulator/GNAT family N-acetyltransferase, with translation MAVQEIRRFNRFYTNLIGALDYGRHLYTPYTLTEARLLYELAHSRRVDAADLRVSLSLDAGYLSRLLTKFEERELITRSRSDKDSRRRCVMLTERGRQAADLLEERSRESAGTLLDRVPAPDRPRLVASMETIRKLLGDGAGQAEAKLRLRSPEPGDLGWMVQRNAALYAEEYGFDLSYEALVAEIVAGYVRHYHPQWDRTWIAELDGERVGAVMCVRETADDQEPPHTARLRLLLVEPGARGRGIGGELVAACVDFARTAGYREMVLWTNSVLHAARVLYERAGFELTAEEPHHSFGRKLVGQDWRLVL, from the coding sequence ATGGCCGTCCAGGAAATCCGCAGGTTCAACCGCTTCTACACCAACCTCATCGGCGCACTCGATTACGGCCGCCACCTCTACACCCCGTACACCCTCACCGAGGCACGGCTGCTCTACGAACTCGCCCACAGCCGGCGGGTGGACGCCGCCGATCTCCGGGTCTCGCTGTCCCTGGACGCGGGTTACCTCAGCCGCCTCCTGACGAAGTTCGAGGAGCGCGAGCTGATCACTCGTAGCCGCTCGGACAAGGACAGCCGGCGCCGGTGCGTCATGCTCACCGAGCGCGGCAGACAGGCCGCGGACCTGCTGGAGGAGCGCTCACGCGAGTCGGCGGGCACGCTCTTGGACCGGGTTCCGGCACCGGACCGGCCGCGCCTGGTCGCGTCGATGGAAACCATACGGAAGCTGCTCGGGGACGGCGCGGGGCAGGCCGAGGCGAAACTGCGGCTGCGCTCACCCGAGCCCGGCGACCTCGGCTGGATGGTGCAGCGCAACGCCGCGCTCTACGCCGAGGAGTACGGCTTCGACCTCTCCTACGAAGCCCTGGTCGCGGAGATCGTCGCGGGGTACGTGCGCCATTACCACCCGCAGTGGGACCGGACGTGGATAGCCGAGCTGGACGGCGAACGGGTCGGCGCGGTCATGTGCGTACGGGAGACGGCCGACGACCAGGAGCCGCCCCATACCGCCCGGCTGCGGCTGCTCCTGGTCGAACCCGGCGCGCGCGGGCGCGGCATCGGGGGCGAGCTGGTGGCCGCGTGTGTCGATTTCGCCCGAACGGCCGGGTACCGCGAGATGGTGCTGTGGACGAACTCCGTCCTGCATGCAGCCCGTGTGCTCTATGAGCGTGCCGGTTTCGAACTGACGGCTGAGGAGCCGCACCACAGTTTCGGCCGGAAACTTGTCGGACAGGACTGGCGTCTGGTGCTGTGA
- a CDS encoding Gfo/Idh/MocA family oxidoreductase — protein MSSQTVRIAMNGVTGRMGHRQHLVRSILALRGQGGLDLGDGTVARPEPVLVGRSGARLRALAERYGVDHWTTDLDAVLGDDSVDIYFDAQVTAARESAVRRAIAAGKHVYCEKPTAAGLEGALALARLAREAGVKNGVVQDKLFLPGLRKLKRLADDGFFGRVLSVRGEFGYWVFEGDRQQAQRPSWNYRAEDGGGIAMDMFPHWEYVLRELFGPVRTVQAHVTTHLPRRWDEHGTPYDATADDAAYGIFQLDGGIVAQINSSWTVRVHREELLEFQVDGTEGSAVAGLRHCRVQHRGTTPRPVWDPDVPADGRFCEQWQEVPDNETFGNAFKVQWELFLRHVLRDAPWRWDLLAGARGVQLAELGLESSARGCRLDVPEPVL, from the coding sequence GTGTCGAGCCAGACCGTACGCATCGCCATGAACGGCGTGACCGGGCGCATGGGGCACCGCCAGCACCTGGTCCGTTCGATCCTCGCCCTGCGCGGACAGGGCGGGCTGGACCTCGGCGACGGCACGGTGGCGCGGCCCGAACCCGTCCTCGTCGGCCGCTCCGGGGCCAGGCTCCGGGCGCTGGCCGAACGGTACGGGGTGGACCACTGGACCACCGACCTGGACGCGGTCCTCGGTGACGACAGCGTGGACATCTACTTCGACGCCCAGGTGACCGCCGCCCGCGAGAGCGCCGTACGCCGGGCGATCGCCGCGGGGAAGCACGTCTACTGCGAGAAACCCACCGCCGCCGGCCTGGAAGGCGCCCTCGCGCTGGCCCGGCTGGCGCGGGAGGCCGGCGTCAAGAACGGCGTCGTCCAGGACAAGCTCTTCCTGCCCGGGCTGCGCAAGCTCAAGCGGCTGGCCGACGACGGCTTCTTCGGGCGCGTCCTGTCCGTACGGGGGGAGTTCGGCTACTGGGTGTTCGAAGGAGACCGGCAGCAGGCGCAGCGCCCCTCGTGGAACTACCGCGCCGAGGACGGCGGTGGCATCGCCATGGACATGTTCCCGCACTGGGAGTACGTCCTGCGCGAGCTGTTCGGCCCCGTACGGACCGTGCAGGCGCATGTCACCACGCACCTTCCCCGTCGCTGGGACGAGCACGGAACGCCGTACGACGCCACGGCGGACGACGCGGCCTACGGGATCTTCCAACTGGACGGCGGGATCGTGGCACAGATCAACTCCTCCTGGACGGTGCGGGTGCACCGAGAGGAGCTGCTGGAGTTCCAGGTCGACGGTACGGAAGGCTCGGCCGTCGCCGGGCTGCGCCACTGCCGCGTCCAGCACCGCGGCACCACCCCCAGGCCCGTATGGGACCCGGATGTCCCAGCGGATGGGCGCTTTTGCGAGCAGTGGCAGGAGGTGCCCGACAACGAGACGTTCGGCAATGCCTTCAAGGTCCAGTGGGAGCTGTTCCTGCGCCACGTTCTGCGGGACGCGCCCTGGCGCTGGGACCTGCTGGCCGGCGCGCGCGGCGTCCAGCTCGCCGAACTGGGCCTGGAGTCCTCGGCCCGGGGCTGCCGGCTGGACGTACCGGAGCCGGTGCTGTGA
- a CDS encoding sugar phosphate isomerase/epimerase family protein: protein MTGTYAREAALARLSVNQQTVRQWTLPELVTGCAKAGVRGVGLWRGPVQEYGTAAAARLVRDAGLSVTSLCRGGFLTAADPAGRAAALENNRAAVDEAAALGTGTLVLVCGGLPPGEKDLRGARERVADALAELVPYAAERGVRPAIEPLHPMYAADRCVVSTLAQALDLAERFPADRMGVVVDTYHLWWDDSVAAQIARAGATGRIAAFQLADWVTPLPEGVLLGRGQLGDGSVDLRWFRERTDAAGYTGPIEVEIFNPALWERDGTDVLEETIERFAAHVLHNR from the coding sequence ATGACCGGTACGTACGCGCGTGAGGCAGCCCTGGCCCGCCTGAGCGTCAATCAGCAGACCGTCCGCCAGTGGACGCTGCCGGAACTGGTCACGGGCTGCGCGAAGGCGGGCGTGCGCGGCGTGGGACTGTGGCGCGGGCCGGTCCAGGAGTACGGTACGGCCGCCGCCGCCCGGCTCGTACGCGACGCCGGACTGAGCGTCACCAGCCTGTGCCGGGGCGGCTTCCTGACCGCCGCCGACCCGGCGGGGCGGGCCGCGGCGCTGGAGAACAACCGGGCCGCCGTCGACGAGGCGGCGGCCCTGGGCACCGGCACGCTGGTCCTGGTCTGCGGGGGCCTGCCGCCCGGGGAGAAGGACCTGCGCGGAGCGCGCGAACGGGTCGCGGACGCGCTGGCCGAGCTGGTTCCCTACGCCGCCGAGCGGGGCGTGCGGCCCGCGATCGAACCGCTGCACCCCATGTACGCGGCGGACCGCTGTGTGGTCTCCACCCTCGCCCAGGCCCTGGACCTCGCCGAGCGGTTCCCCGCCGACCGTATGGGTGTGGTGGTGGACACCTATCACCTGTGGTGGGACGACTCGGTCGCCGCCCAGATCGCCCGCGCGGGGGCGACGGGCCGGATCGCGGCCTTCCAGCTCGCGGATTGGGTCACCCCGCTGCCCGAAGGGGTTCTGCTGGGGCGTGGCCAGCTCGGGGACGGGTCGGTGGACCTGCGCTGGTTCCGGGAGCGAACCGACGCGGCCGGTTACACCGGTCCCATTGAGGTGGAGATCTTCAACCCGGCACTGTGGGAACGGGACGGAACCGACGTTCTGGAGGAAACCATCGAGCGGTTCGCCGCCCACGTCCTGCACAACAGGTAA
- a CDS encoding ATP-dependent RecD-like DNA helicase, whose protein sequence is MFTPAVVEGVLERITYANEESGYTVARVDTGRGAGELLTVVGSLLGAQPGESLRMEGRWGSHPQYGRQFTVENYTTVLPATIQGIRRYLGSGLIKGIGPRIADRITEHFGTDTLDIIEQQPERLIEVPGLGPKRTKMIGAAWEEQKAIKEVMVFLQGVGVSTSIAVRIYKKYGDASISVVKNQPYRLAADVWGIGFLTADRIAQAVGIPHDSPDRAKAGLQYALSQSTDQGHCFLPQEQLISDAVKLLQVDTGLVIDCLAELAEDPEGVVRETVPAADGGDPVTAVYLVPFHRAELSLASQLKRLLRTDEDRLPSFRSVAWDKALAWLADRTGAELAPEQQAAVKLALTEKVAVLTGGPGCGKSFTVRSVVELARAKKAKVVLAAPTGRAAKRLSELTGAEASTVHRLLELKPGGDAAYDKDRPLDADLVVVDEASMLDLLLANKLVKAVPPGAHLLLVGDVDQLPSVGAGEVLRDLLAPGGPVPAVRLTRIFRQAQQSGVVTNAHRINSGVPPITSGLPDFFLFPEEDTEEAGRLTVDVAARRIPARFGLDPRRDVQVLAPMHRGPAGAGTLNGLLQEAVTPPRPGLAERRFGGRVFRVGDKVTQIRNNYEKGRNGVFNGTVGVVTALDPDEQRLTVLTDEDEEVPYDFDELDELAHAYAVTIHRSQGSEYPAVVIPVTTGAWMMLQRNLLYTAVTRAKRLVVLVGSRKALGQAVRTVSAGRRCTALDHRLGGAM, encoded by the coding sequence ATGTTCACACCAGCCGTGGTCGAAGGGGTTCTGGAGCGGATCACCTATGCCAATGAGGAGAGCGGCTACACGGTCGCCCGGGTGGACACCGGCCGTGGCGCGGGCGAACTCCTCACGGTCGTGGGATCGCTGCTCGGCGCGCAGCCGGGGGAGTCGCTGCGCATGGAGGGCCGCTGGGGCTCCCATCCCCAGTACGGGCGGCAGTTCACGGTCGAGAACTACACCACGGTCCTGCCCGCCACCATCCAGGGCATCCGCCGCTATCTCGGGTCCGGCCTGATCAAGGGCATCGGCCCGAGGATCGCCGACCGCATCACCGAACACTTCGGCACGGACACCCTGGACATCATCGAGCAGCAGCCGGAGCGCCTGATCGAGGTACCCGGCCTCGGCCCCAAGCGTACGAAGATGATCGGCGCGGCCTGGGAGGAGCAGAAGGCCATCAAGGAGGTCATGGTCTTCCTCCAGGGCGTCGGGGTCTCGACCTCCATCGCGGTACGCATCTACAAGAAGTACGGCGACGCCTCGATCTCCGTCGTGAAGAACCAGCCCTACCGGCTGGCCGCCGACGTGTGGGGCATCGGCTTCCTGACCGCCGACCGCATCGCCCAGGCCGTCGGCATCCCGCACGACAGCCCCGACCGCGCCAAGGCGGGCCTGCAGTACGCCCTGTCGCAGTCCACCGACCAGGGCCACTGCTTCCTGCCGCAGGAGCAGTTGATCTCCGACGCCGTCAAGCTGCTCCAGGTCGACACCGGCCTGGTCATCGACTGCCTGGCCGAGCTGGCGGAGGATCCGGAAGGGGTGGTCCGCGAGACCGTTCCGGCGGCGGACGGCGGCGACCCGGTCACCGCCGTGTATCTGGTCCCCTTCCACCGTGCCGAGCTGTCCCTGGCGAGCCAGCTCAAGCGGCTGCTGCGGACGGACGAGGACCGGCTGCCCTCCTTCCGGTCGGTCGCCTGGGACAAGGCGCTGGCGTGGCTGGCGGACCGTACGGGCGCCGAGCTGGCCCCCGAACAGCAGGCGGCGGTGAAGCTGGCGCTCACCGAGAAGGTCGCGGTGCTCACCGGCGGGCCGGGCTGCGGCAAGTCCTTCACCGTGCGCTCCGTGGTGGAGCTGGCCCGCGCCAAGAAGGCGAAGGTGGTGCTCGCCGCGCCCACGGGCCGGGCCGCCAAGCGCCTCTCGGAGCTGACCGGGGCCGAGGCGTCCACCGTCCACCGGCTGCTGGAGCTCAAGCCGGGCGGCGACGCGGCTTACGACAAGGACCGGCCGCTGGACGCCGACCTGGTGGTGGTCGACGAGGCGTCCATGCTGGACCTGCTGCTCGCCAACAAGCTCGTCAAGGCCGTGCCGCCCGGCGCCCACCTCCTGCTGGTGGGGGACGTGGACCAGCTCCCCTCCGTGGGAGCCGGCGAGGTGCTGCGCGACCTGCTCGCGCCGGGCGGCCCGGTCCCCGCCGTACGGCTGACCCGGATCTTCCGGCAGGCCCAGCAGTCCGGGGTCGTCACCAACGCCCACCGCATCAACTCAGGTGTGCCGCCGATCACTTCCGGGCTGCCGGACTTCTTCCTCTTCCCCGAGGAGGACACCGAGGAGGCCGGGCGGCTCACGGTGGACGTGGCCGCCCGCCGTATCCCGGCGAGGTTCGGCCTGGACCCGCGCCGTGACGTCCAGGTGCTGGCGCCCATGCACCGCGGCCCGGCCGGCGCGGGCACGCTGAACGGGCTGCTCCAGGAGGCCGTCACCCCGCCCCGCCCCGGCCTGGCCGAGCGCCGCTTCGGCGGCCGGGTCTTCCGTGTCGGCGACAAGGTCACCCAGATCCGCAACAACTACGAGAAGGGCCGCAACGGCGTCTTCAACGGCACGGTCGGGGTGGTCACCGCCCTCGACCCGGACGAGCAGCGGCTGACGGTGCTCACGGACGAGGACGAGGAGGTTCCGTACGACTTCGACGAGCTGGACGAGCTGGCGCACGCCTACGCCGTGACCATCCACAGGTCCCAGGGCAGCGAGTATCCGGCCGTGGTGATTCCGGTCACCACCGGCGCCTGGATGATGTTGCAGCGCAATCTGCTTTATACGGCTGTTACCCGGGCAAAACGACTGGTGGTGCTGGTCGGCTCCCGCAAAGCCCTGGGCCAGGCTGTACGCACCGTGTCCGCCGGGCGGCGGTGCACCGCACTCGATCACCGGCTGGGGGGTGCGATGTGA